A region from the Polaribacter sp. Hel1_33_78 genome encodes:
- the gldA gene encoding gliding motility-associated ABC transporter ATP-binding subunit GldA produces the protein MSIKVTSVSKIYKTQKALDNVSFSANKGEVIGFLGPNGAGKSTMMKILTGFIKPNAGEVFVDEIDVLQNPLEAQKIIGYLPEHNPLYRDMYVREYLQFLATIFKVDKSQIASCIERVGLTSEAHKKINQLSKGYQQRVGLAAAILHNPKVLILDEPTTGLDPNQLVEIRALIKELGKDKTVLFSTHIMQEVESVCDRVLIIKKGKIMIDKKLSELQENKQQTIDVTFDNKIQEQWINKLPNVVSYKNNYDNNWCITFESEEDMRPKVFDFSQENGLKILGLNTQNKTLETLFREITA, from the coding sequence ATGTCTATTAAAGTAACTTCAGTTTCTAAAATTTATAAAACACAAAAAGCATTAGATAATGTGTCCTTTTCGGCGAATAAAGGAGAAGTTATTGGTTTTTTAGGTCCAAATGGAGCAGGGAAATCGACCATGATGAAAATTCTTACTGGTTTTATAAAACCAAATGCTGGGGAAGTATTTGTTGATGAAATTGATGTGCTGCAAAACCCTTTAGAAGCCCAAAAAATAATAGGGTATTTACCAGAACACAATCCTTTATATAGAGATATGTATGTGCGAGAATATTTGCAATTTTTGGCTACTATTTTTAAAGTTGATAAAAGCCAAATTGCAAGCTGTATAGAGAGGGTCGGTTTAACTTCAGAAGCTCACAAGAAAATAAATCAATTATCAAAAGGATATCAGCAAAGAGTTGGTTTGGCTGCTGCTATTTTACACAATCCAAAAGTATTAATTTTAGATGAACCAACAACAGGTTTAGATCCTAATCAACTAGTTGAAATTAGAGCATTAATAAAAGAATTGGGAAAAGATAAAACGGTCTTGTTTTCTACACATATTATGCAAGAAGTAGAATCCGTTTGCGATAGAGTTCTCATCATTAAAAAAGGTAAGATTATGATTGATAAGAAGCTCTCAGAGCTCCAAGAAAATAAGCAACAAACCATAGATGTTACCTTTGATAATAAAATTCAAGAACAGTGGATTAATAAATTACCAAATGTAGTTTCTTATAAAAATAACTACGACAATAATTGGTGTATTACTTTTGAGAGTGAAGAAGATATGCGTCCAAAAGTATTTGATTTTTCGCAAGAAAACGGACTTAAAATTCTTGGTTTAAATACACAAAATAAGACTTTAGAAACCTTGTTTAGAGAAATTACTGCATAG
- a CDS encoding carboxypeptidase-like regulatory domain-containing protein translates to MKKIILITIFMVSWVSTAQINLRGVVKDSIGSPLEMANVIALDTVAKRIASFGFTGAKGNFKLDLRNNTVYNIKISYIGYKEVSTFITTKETNISQSFNMVEDKMLDGITIVSKMPVTVKGDTIIYNADSFKNGSERKLEDVLKKLPGVEVNDAGEIEVEGKVVEKIMVDGKEFFSGDTKLASKNIPSNAVDKIQVLRNYSNVNQLSGVQNNQDRVAINIKLKEGKKNFWFGDVTLGAGNSSDDGLYLFQPKLFYYTPKYTINVIGDVNNIGDVVLSRRDVRSFGGGFQSQSPSNGTNINIADAGIGFLNASARNANRIETKLSALNFSYSPNKKLDLSGFLIWSGNSSGQRNINSIDYIDPNTPDDLVDNTTDQTSNTGLFRFSSIYKKDFNNQLNYDITGRFSNEFKTEDINSRVLSDITETERATPFKINQNLSYFYTASEKSIFALEVKHLLQDEDPFYVASLENDPNNNDAINPEDRDGFDDAASTLGLDRSNMFYNLEQDRRVKSNQLDAKLDYYYILNTKSNLNFVAGTILSTQNFNSRFFQILDNGIELDPNPTIPGINDAQSTNDTEYNFTDIYAGLRYRLKAGIFTITPGFTIHSYNSKNTQYGTEFFQDKFAKFLPEFEVIAQFKRSESLNFSYKQEVNFTDVNQIARGIVANSYNSFFAGNADLINASFHNLTLRYSSFNLFNASNVFARINYRKTADQVNRNTIFAPGSVVSSSTSINSPLDNESLTAFFGLGKTIKKVRMRLGGNFSYNKSYQFINSRENTNENISKGLNASIGTNFTKAPNVTFRYRVNFADQSNSARSADVKSITHVPSINFDAYIWNSLTVRSDFSYNETRQEGNVLNLFKIWNAKLAYRKNKDAKWEYELVGSNLLATGSQASVNQSIISFNVNERFILPRYVSLRVRYQL, encoded by the coding sequence ATGAAAAAAATTATACTTATTACCATTTTTATGGTGTCTTGGGTTTCAACTGCTCAAATTAATTTAAGGGGTGTTGTGAAAGATTCTATTGGAAGTCCTTTAGAAATGGCAAATGTAATTGCACTAGATACAGTTGCGAAAAGAATTGCTTCCTTCGGTTTTACAGGTGCCAAGGGAAATTTTAAATTGGATTTGAGAAATAATACAGTTTATAACATTAAAATTAGTTACATAGGTTATAAGGAAGTTAGCACATTTATTACGACCAAAGAAACTAACATTTCTCAGAGTTTTAACATGGTCGAAGATAAAATGTTAGACGGTATTACTATTGTTTCTAAAATGCCAGTTACTGTTAAAGGAGATACGATAATTTATAATGCGGATTCCTTTAAAAATGGTTCTGAACGAAAGTTGGAAGATGTATTAAAAAAATTACCGGGAGTAGAAGTAAATGATGCTGGTGAAATTGAAGTTGAAGGAAAAGTTGTTGAAAAAATAATGGTGGATGGAAAAGAATTTTTTAGTGGTGATACTAAATTAGCCTCTAAGAATATTCCTTCTAATGCAGTAGACAAAATTCAGGTATTAAGAAATTATTCAAATGTAAATCAACTTAGTGGTGTTCAAAACAATCAAGATAGGGTTGCTATTAATATCAAATTAAAAGAAGGTAAAAAGAATTTTTGGTTTGGAGATGTAACTTTAGGTGCAGGAAATTCTTCCGATGATGGCTTATATCTTTTTCAACCGAAATTGTTCTACTACACTCCTAAATATACGATCAATGTTATTGGAGATGTAAATAATATTGGAGATGTTGTTTTAAGCAGAAGAGATGTAAGAAGTTTTGGAGGAGGCTTTCAAAGTCAAAGTCCATCGAATGGAACAAACATTAATATTGCAGATGCGGGTATTGGTTTTTTAAATGCCAGCGCCAGAAACGCAAATAGAATTGAAACTAAATTATCTGCACTAAATTTCAGTTATTCTCCCAATAAAAAATTAGATTTAAGTGGTTTCTTAATTTGGTCTGGTAATAGTAGCGGACAAAGAAATATTAATTCTATAGATTATATAGATCCCAATACTCCAGATGATCTAGTTGATAATACAACAGATCAAACAAGTAATACGGGTTTATTTCGTTTTAGTTCAATTTATAAAAAAGACTTTAACAATCAATTAAATTATGATATTACCGGTCGTTTTTCAAATGAATTTAAAACTGAAGATATAAATTCTCGCGTTTTAAGTGACATAACAGAAACTGAAAGAGCGACGCCATTTAAAATAAATCAAAATTTAAGCTATTTTTATACGGCAAGTGAAAAAAGTATCTTCGCTTTAGAAGTGAAACATTTACTGCAAGATGAAGATCCGTTTTATGTAGCTTCATTAGAAAATGATCCAAATAATAATGATGCCATAAATCCTGAAGATAGAGATGGTTTTGATGATGCAGCCTCAACTTTAGGCTTAGATAGGTCTAATATGTTTTATAATTTAGAACAAGATAGACGTGTAAAATCAAATCAATTAGATGCAAAATTAGATTATTATTATATTTTAAATACAAAAAGTAATTTAAACTTTGTAGCTGGTACTATTTTGAGTACACAAAATTTTAATTCTAGATTTTTTCAAATTTTAGATAATGGTATTGAGTTAGATCCAAACCCTACAATTCCTGGAATCAATGATGCACAATCTACAAACGATACAGAATATAACTTTACAGATATCTATGCTGGATTGAGATATCGTTTAAAAGCTGGTATTTTTACGATTACACCTGGTTTTACAATCCATTCTTATAATTCAAAAAACACACAATATGGGACAGAATTTTTTCAAGATAAATTTGCTAAATTTTTGCCAGAATTTGAAGTTATTGCCCAGTTTAAAAGAAGCGAAAGTTTAAATTTTAGCTATAAACAAGAGGTTAATTTTACAGATGTAAACCAAATAGCAAGAGGTATTGTTGCCAATAGTTACAACTCTTTCTTTGCTGGAAACGCTGATTTAATAAATGCTAGTTTTCATAATTTGACATTAAGATATTCGAGTTTTAATCTATTTAATGCAAGTAATGTTTTTGCAAGAATAAATTATAGAAAAACTGCTGATCAAGTAAATAGAAATACCATTTTTGCACCAGGTTCCGTAGTTTCAAGTAGTACGAGTATCAATTCACCTTTGGATAATGAAAGTTTAACCGCTTTCTTTGGTCTTGGTAAAACCATTAAAAAGGTTAGAATGAGATTAGGAGGTAATTTCTCCTATAACAAAAGCTATCAATTTATTAACTCTAGAGAAAATACGAACGAAAATATATCAAAAGGTTTGAATGCGAGTATTGGTACAAATTTTACAAAAGCTCCAAATGTAACATTTAGATACAGAGTTAATTTTGCAGACCAAAGTAATAGTGCTAGATCTGCAGATGTAAAATCTATAACGCATGTGCCATCTATAAATTTTGATGCATATATCTGGAATTCTTTAACAGTTCGTTCAGATTTTTCTTATAACGAAACGAGGCAAGAAGGAAATGTGCTTAATTTATTTAAAATTTGGAATGCGAAGCTAGCCTATAGAAAAAATAAAGATGCAAAATGGGAATATGAATTGGTTGGAAGTAATTTATTAGCAACAGGTTCTCAAGCTTCTGTAAATCAAAGTATTATTTCGTTTAACGTAAACGAAAGATTTATTTTGCCAAGATATGTTAGTCTTAGAGTGAGATATCAATTATAA
- a CDS encoding GLPGLI family protein, whose protein sequence is MKLLFTFLLAMVTVTTFAQKDFQGKATYMSKTTMDMNRFGEKMSEQQKKQMMARFKNFLEKNYTLSFNKTESSFKEDVKLDAPGTAGRRWGNNNGQGSIYKNLKDREMIEDVEQFSKRFLVVEKMDQPKWEMGMETKKIGQYTCYKATMVKVDNKVDWGKMFSRRGNSKKKDSTETVDKKEDVKMLAVTAWYTPQIPVSSGPGTYFGLPGLILEINEGRTTMLCTEIVMNPAETIEIKKPTKGKEVNREEYNKIVKKKSEEIREQFKSRGRGGRRF, encoded by the coding sequence ATGAAATTACTATTTACATTCCTATTAGCAATGGTTACTGTTACAACATTTGCTCAAAAAGACTTTCAAGGAAAAGCTACATATATGTCTAAAACTACCATGGACATGAATCGATTTGGCGAAAAAATGAGCGAGCAGCAGAAGAAACAAATGATGGCTCGTTTTAAGAATTTTTTAGAAAAAAACTATACATTAAGTTTCAATAAAACAGAATCTTCTTTTAAAGAGGATGTGAAATTAGATGCTCCTGGAACCGCTGGACGTAGATGGGGTAATAATAATGGTCAAGGGTCTATTTACAAAAACCTTAAAGATCGCGAAATGATTGAAGATGTAGAGCAATTTAGTAAACGATTTTTGGTGGTTGAGAAGATGGATCAACCAAAATGGGAAATGGGAATGGAAACAAAGAAAATTGGCCAATATACTTGCTATAAAGCAACGATGGTAAAAGTAGATAACAAAGTAGATTGGGGAAAAATGTTTAGTAGAAGAGGAAACAGTAAAAAGAAAGATTCTACAGAAACAGTTGATAAAAAAGAAGATGTAAAAATGTTAGCAGTAACGGCATGGTACACTCCTCAAATTCCTGTAAGCTCAGGACCAGGAACTTATTTTGGTTTACCAGGTTTAATTTTAGAAATAAATGAGGGAAGAACAACGATGTTGTGCACAGAAATTGTAATGAATCCAGCAGAAACAATAGAGATTAAGAAACCAACCAAGGGTAAGGAAGTTAACAGAGAAGAATACAACAAAATTGTAAAAAAGAAATCGGAAGAAATTAGAGAACAATTTAAAAGTAGAGGAAGAGGTGGAAGAAGATTCTAG
- a CDS encoding GLPGLI family protein yields MKVKLSVLIVLISLAANAQNFEGKAIYKTSIKSSFSFGEDEKSTMSDDMKKQIQARLQKMNQKTFILNFDQKTSTYKEDIRLDAPKPQVGGAGVMLMSFGGAGNGSVYFKNIKEKRFSNQTEIMGKRFLVKDKLTEYEWELSSETKNIGNYTCYKATFTEEVENVRMTFDNGESKEEKKKEKIITTAWYTLQVPISNGPGNYQGLPGLILEINDGKKTIVCTEIILNPADKIKLQEPEKGKVVSQKKYDEIQKEKTKEMMERYRSRDGKGIEIKIGG; encoded by the coding sequence ATGAAAGTAAAATTATCCGTTTTAATCGTTTTAATTTCTCTTGCAGCAAATGCTCAAAATTTTGAGGGAAAAGCCATTTATAAAACAAGCATTAAATCTTCTTTTTCGTTTGGTGAAGATGAAAAATCAACGATGTCTGATGACATGAAAAAACAAATTCAGGCGAGATTACAAAAAATGAATCAGAAAACTTTTATTTTAAATTTTGATCAAAAAACGTCAACCTACAAAGAAGACATAAGGTTAGATGCTCCAAAACCTCAAGTGGGCGGAGCCGGGGTTATGTTGATGTCTTTTGGTGGTGCTGGAAATGGTAGTGTCTATTTCAAAAATATTAAGGAGAAACGTTTTTCGAATCAAACAGAAATTATGGGAAAACGTTTTTTAGTGAAAGACAAACTTACGGAGTACGAATGGGAATTGTCATCAGAAACAAAAAATATTGGAAATTATACTTGTTACAAAGCGACGTTTACAGAAGAAGTAGAAAATGTTAGAATGACTTTTGATAATGGTGAAAGTAAAGAAGAAAAAAAGAAAGAAAAGATAATTACAACTGCTTGGTATACATTACAAGTGCCTATTAGCAACGGCCCTGGAAATTACCAAGGCTTACCCGGTTTAATTTTAGAGATAAATGATGGTAAGAAAACAATTGTATGTACAGAAATTATTTTGAACCCTGCAGATAAAATTAAGCTTCAAGAACCGGAAAAAGGCAAGGTTGTTTCACAAAAAAAATATGATGAAATTCAAAAAGAAAAAACAAAAGAAATGATGGAACGTTATAGAAGTAGAGATGGAAAAGGAATCGAAATAAAAATTGGAGGGTAA
- a CDS encoding sensor histidine kinase KdpD, with amino-acid sequence MNTQKHRWILYLIVITIITTITVQAYWNYKNYKENKRLVTNEIQLSLDNAIEEYYAKIAKNKFTTIIGLQPESGDSFLTDNINLEMFSKDTNLAKMKDSVKSHEIKPSFTIENISINLDENFTKVQKDSMVTHFKELFNDKPKIKAQTEEKASKIATKIKNFTSKKNADSLQLIKKLKPIFFSITSNAIIYKELDSLIKNQLLEKKIPIDYKINHLKNDTLFYASNDSLPIKKFTKSVSSKSTYVKKNEEIKLRYNHIKSEVLKRSFFGITLSLLLSLAVISSLFYLLKIINQQKELATIKNDLISNITHEFKTPIATISAAIEAIKNFNVLEDREKTHKYLSLSSIQINKLHQMVEKLLETAMLDSEQLALKKESIDLIDLAERLVSKHQILTHKKELSFSTNLQPCYANVDVFHFENVISNLIDNAVKYGGDKIEININSTLNSIEITVADNGVGIEKNQQEKIFDKFYRVPKGNTHDIKGFGIGLYYCKKIIEKHEGSISISSDKKQTIFKITISNE; translated from the coding sequence ATGAATACGCAAAAACATAGATGGATTCTCTATTTAATTGTAATTACAATTATTACTACAATTACAGTACAAGCTTATTGGAATTACAAGAATTACAAAGAAAACAAGCGTTTAGTCACCAATGAAATTCAATTAAGTTTAGATAATGCAATTGAAGAATATTATGCTAAAATTGCTAAAAATAAATTTACCACAATTATAGGTTTACAACCAGAATCAGGCGATAGCTTCCTCACCGACAATATTAATTTGGAGATGTTTTCAAAAGACACCAATTTAGCTAAAATGAAAGACTCTGTAAAATCTCATGAAATTAAACCTAGTTTTACTATAGAAAATATTTCTATTAATTTGGATGAAAATTTCACAAAAGTCCAGAAAGACTCGATGGTAACACACTTTAAAGAACTCTTTAATGACAAACCTAAAATAAAAGCACAAACAGAGGAGAAAGCTTCAAAAATTGCAACCAAAATAAAAAATTTTACAAGTAAAAAAAATGCTGATAGTTTACAATTAATTAAGAAATTAAAACCTATTTTTTTCTCCATAACATCGAATGCAATCATTTATAAAGAATTAGATTCTTTGATTAAAAATCAGCTTTTAGAAAAGAAAATTCCGATAGATTATAAAATTAATCATTTAAAAAATGACACGCTCTTTTATGCCTCTAACGATTCTTTACCTATTAAAAAATTCACAAAAAGTGTCTCCTCAAAATCCACCTATGTAAAGAAAAATGAAGAAATTAAATTACGCTATAACCATATAAAATCAGAGGTTTTAAAAAGAAGTTTTTTTGGTATTACTCTATCACTTTTATTGTCTTTAGCTGTAATTTCTTCTTTGTTTTATTTACTAAAAATTATCAATCAACAAAAAGAATTAGCTACCATTAAAAACGACTTGATAAGCAATATCACGCATGAGTTTAAAACTCCTATTGCTACTATTTCTGCAGCTATTGAAGCAATTAAAAATTTTAATGTTTTAGAAGATAGAGAAAAGACGCATAAATATCTTTCCTTGTCCTCTATTCAGATAAATAAACTACATCAAATGGTTGAAAAATTATTAGAAACAGCCATGTTAGACAGTGAACAATTAGCACTCAAAAAAGAAAGTATTGATCTAATTGATCTGGCAGAAAGATTGGTTTCTAAACATCAAATATTAACCCATAAAAAGGAACTTTCATTTTCTACAAACTTGCAACCTTGTTATGCAAATGTTGATGTTTTTCATTTCGAAAATGTGATTTCTAATTTGATTGATAATGCTGTAAAGTATGGAGGTGATAAAATTGAAATAAATATAAACTCAACTTTAAACTCGATAGAAATTACAGTAGCTGATAACGGAGTTGGCATTGAAAAAAATCAACAAGAAAAAATATTTGATAAATTTTACAGAGTTCCTAAAGGAAACACGCATGATATTAAAGGTTTCGGAATTGGTCTGTATTATTGCAAAAAAATCATTGAAAAACATGAAGGTAGTATTTCTATTTCTTCGGATAAGAAACAAACTATTTTTAAAATAACGATTTCTAATGAATAA
- a CDS encoding response regulator transcription factor — MNKIKVLLAEDEASLGMIVKESLESRDFIVFHGENGEIASEIYQKEKPDILVLDVMMPLKDGFTLAKEIRLENKKIPIIFLTAKSQTSDVLEGFNHGGNDYLKKPFSMEELIVRIKSLLNRIEIKTNVDAIKIGNYSFNLTKQTLQNSLEIEQLTHREAQLLFYLFEKKNEVLDRTFILNKLWGNDDFFNARSMDVFISKLRKKLKKDTNIQIINIRGFGYKLIC, encoded by the coding sequence ATGAATAAAATAAAAGTGCTTTTAGCAGAAGATGAGGCTAGTTTAGGAATGATTGTAAAAGAGAGTTTAGAATCAAGAGACTTTATTGTCTTTCATGGAGAAAATGGCGAAATAGCTTCAGAAATATATCAAAAAGAAAAACCAGATATTTTGGTTTTAGATGTAATGATGCCTTTAAAAGATGGTTTTACATTAGCAAAAGAAATTAGATTAGAAAACAAAAAAATTCCTATTATCTTTTTAACAGCAAAATCGCAAACTTCAGATGTATTGGAAGGTTTTAATCATGGAGGAAATGATTATTTAAAAAAGCCTTTTTCTATGGAAGAATTAATTGTGAGAATCAAATCTTTATTAAATAGAATTGAAATTAAAACGAATGTTGATGCCATTAAAATAGGTAATTATTCCTTTAACCTAACCAAGCAAACACTTCAAAATTCTTTAGAAATTGAGCAACTTACGCATAGAGAAGCACAACTACTTTTTTATCTTTTTGAAAAGAAAAATGAAGTTTTAGATAGAACTTTTATTCTAAACAAACTTTGGGGAAATGATGATTTCTTTAACGCAAGAAGTATGGATGTTTTTATTAGTAAACTTAGAAAAAAGTTAAAGAAAGATACAAATATTCAAATTATAAATATTAGAGGTTTTGGATATAAATTAATTTGTTAG
- a CDS encoding deoxynucleoside kinase, whose translation MHVAIAGNIGAGKTTLTRLLAKHYKWNPHFESVDENPYLDDFYSEMERWSFNLQVYFLNSRFRQILELRESGKNIIQDRTIYEDAHIFAPNLHAMGLMTNRDYNNYSSLFDLMENLVSPPDLLIYLRADISTLVGQIHKRGRDYENSISIDYLSRLNERYEAWISTYKKGKLLVIDVDNLDFVTNQEDLGYIIDRIDSQIHGLF comes from the coding sequence ATGCACGTTGCAATTGCAGGAAATATTGGTGCCGGTAAAACCACACTAACTAGACTTTTAGCCAAACATTATAAATGGAATCCACATTTTGAATCTGTAGATGAAAATCCTTATTTAGACGACTTTTATTCAGAAATGGAGCGTTGGTCTTTTAACTTACAAGTTTATTTCTTGAACAGTCGTTTTCGTCAAATATTAGAATTAAGAGAATCTGGCAAAAATATTATACAAGACAGAACCATTTATGAAGATGCTCATATTTTTGCTCCCAATCTGCATGCAATGGGTCTAATGACCAATAGAGATTACAATAATTATAGTTCTTTGTTCGATTTAATGGAAAACTTGGTTTCTCCTCCAGATTTATTAATCTACTTAAGAGCAGATATTTCTACTTTAGTTGGGCAAATTCATAAACGAGGTAGAGATTATGAAAACTCAATTAGTATTGACTATTTAAGCAGATTAAATGAGCGCTATGAAGCTTGGATTTCTACTTACAAAAAAGGAAAGTTACTAGTAATTGATGTTGATAATTTAGATTTTGTTACAAATCAAGAAGATCTAGGTTATATAATCGATAGAATTGATTCGCAAATTCATGGTTTATTTTAA
- a CDS encoding RNA polymerase sigma factor RpoD/SigA: MRQLKITKQVTNRETASLDKYLQEIGKVDLITADEEVELAQLIKAGDQRALEKLTKANLRFVVSVAKQYQNQGLTLPDLINEGNLGLIKAAKRFDETRGFKFISYAVWWIRQSILQALAEQSRIVRLPLNKIGSINKINKMYAFLEQENERPPSAEEIAKKLDMTVNDVKESMKNSGRHVSMDAPLIEGEDSNLYDVLNSGESPNPDKVLLHESLRIEINRALETLTPREADVVKLYFGLGEHQPMTLEEIGETFDLTRERVRQIKEKAIRRLKHTSRSKILMTYLG; this comes from the coding sequence ATGAGACAACTTAAAATCACCAAGCAGGTTACCAATAGAGAAACTGCATCATTAGACAAGTATTTACAAGAAATTGGTAAAGTAGATTTAATTACTGCTGATGAAGAAGTAGAATTAGCACAGCTTATTAAAGCTGGTGATCAAAGAGCGTTAGAAAAATTAACGAAAGCCAATTTAAGATTTGTTGTATCTGTTGCTAAACAGTATCAAAATCAAGGATTAACACTACCCGATTTAATAAACGAAGGAAATTTAGGTTTAATTAAAGCAGCAAAACGTTTTGATGAAACGAGAGGTTTTAAATTTATATCCTATGCTGTTTGGTGGATTCGTCAATCTATCTTACAAGCATTAGCAGAACAATCTAGAATTGTACGTTTACCGTTAAATAAAATTGGTTCTATCAATAAAATTAACAAAATGTATGCTTTCTTAGAGCAAGAAAATGAGCGCCCACCAAGTGCTGAAGAAATTGCTAAGAAATTAGACATGACTGTTAATGATGTAAAAGAATCTATGAAGAATTCTGGACGTCACGTATCTATGGATGCACCATTGATTGAAGGAGAAGATTCTAATTTGTATGATGTATTGAATTCTGGAGAATCTCCAAATCCTGATAAAGTTTTATTACATGAATCTTTACGAATTGAGATTAACAGAGCACTAGAAACATTAACGCCGCGTGAAGCAGATGTTGTAAAACTATACTTTGGTTTAGGAGAACACCAACCAATGACATTAGAAGAAATTGGTGAAACGTTTGATTTAACTCGAGAACGTGTCCGTCAAATTAAAGAAAAAGCAATTAGAAGATTAAAACATACGTCTAGAAGTAAAATTTTAATGACGTACCTTGGGTAG
- the rpe gene encoding ribulose-phosphate 3-epimerase, whose amino-acid sequence MSNLIAPSILAADFANLQRDIEMINNSEADWFHIDIMDGVFVPNISFGMPVLKAITKHAKKTIDVHLMIVNPDQYIQTFADLGATILTVHYEACTHLHRTIQAIKAAGMKAGVALNPHTPIAVLEDVISELDLVCIMSVNPGFGGQSFIENTYKKVSQLRHLIDFTKSDCQIEIDGGVTDKNANALIEAGANVLVAGSYVFGAENPTETIADLKNLIA is encoded by the coding sequence ATGAGTAATTTAATTGCACCTTCAATTTTAGCGGCAGATTTTGCCAATTTACAGAGAGACATCGAAATGATCAATAACAGTGAAGCAGATTGGTTTCATATTGATATTATGGACGGTGTTTTTGTGCCTAATATTTCATTTGGAATGCCTGTTTTAAAAGCAATTACCAAACACGCTAAAAAAACAATTGACGTACATTTAATGATTGTAAATCCTGATCAATACATTCAAACATTTGCAGATTTAGGAGCTACTATTTTAACCGTACATTATGAAGCGTGTACGCATTTACACAGAACGATACAAGCCATAAAAGCTGCAGGAATGAAAGCAGGTGTTGCTTTAAACCCTCACACACCGATTGCAGTTTTAGAAGATGTAATTTCTGAATTAGACTTGGTTTGCATCATGAGTGTAAATCCGGGTTTTGGAGGACAATCTTTTATTGAAAACACGTACAAAAAAGTAAGTCAATTAAGACACTTAATAGATTTTACGAAATCTGATTGTCAAATAGAAATTGACGGCGGAGTTACAGATAAAAACGCAAATGCTTTAATTGAAGCTGGGGCGAATGTTCTGGTTGCTGGAAGTTATGTTTTTGGTGCAGAAAACCCTACTGAAACTATTGCTGACTTAAAAAACTTAATTGCCTAA